One genomic segment of Dehalococcoidia bacterium includes these proteins:
- a CDS encoding nuclear transport factor 2 family protein, with protein sequence MVQAFFDAINRGDADGAAALFTESPYYDGLNICQAPKPCTTREEIASGLSTGIVPYRPITVDLEQVDPTSVIARGQGELGRVNDAYFEGVPRSCGSTVQG encoded by the coding sequence GTGGTGCAGGCGTTCTTCGACGCGATCAATCGCGGCGACGCGGACGGCGCTGCCGCGCTGTTCACCGAAAGTCCCTATTATGACGGGCTGAATATCTGCCAGGCACCGAAACCCTGCACAACCAGGGAGGAAATTGCGTCCGGTCTGAGTACAGGAATTGTCCCCTACCGGCCAATTACTGTGGATCTGGAGCAAGTGGACCCCACCTCGGTCATCGCCCGTGGACAGGGGGAGTTAGGCCGTGTCAACGATGCATACTTCGAGGGTGTGCCCAGAAGTTGTGGAAGCACGGTGCAGGGATGA
- the xerD gene encoding site-specific tyrosine recombinase XerD: protein MEDAITHFLQFLTVEKGASQNTVAAYRNDIQQFATFCAAGRTNGSRPSWSQIDRPRIQEYLRSLQQRDYADATVARKVAAIKSFFGFMHAEGITPGDPTENLASPRVGKSLPKPISPEEVDELLEQPLRRGTPEAKRDKAMLELLYATGMRVTELVSLNLTDIILNDGTAYVRCLGKGAKERTVPIHTHAAESLLMYLREARRKMVRTPGEKALFVNRRGERLTRQGFWLILKGYAESAHLRGTVTPHTLRHSFATHMLRGGAPLRHVQELLGHANISTTQVYTQLANDHVREVYDRAHPRAV, encoded by the coding sequence GTGGAAGACGCCATCACCCACTTTCTGCAGTTCCTCACCGTCGAGAAGGGCGCCTCGCAAAACACCGTCGCCGCCTACCGCAACGACATCCAGCAGTTCGCGACCTTCTGCGCCGCCGGCCGCACCAACGGCAGCCGCCCGAGCTGGTCGCAGATCGACCGCCCGCGCATCCAGGAGTACCTGCGCAGCCTGCAACAGCGCGACTACGCCGACGCCACCGTCGCGCGCAAGGTGGCGGCGATCAAGTCGTTCTTCGGCTTCATGCACGCCGAGGGGATCACGCCCGGCGACCCGACGGAAAACCTGGCCTCGCCGCGCGTGGGCAAGTCGCTGCCCAAGCCGATCTCGCCGGAAGAGGTGGACGAGCTTTTGGAGCAACCGCTGCGCCGCGGCACGCCGGAGGCGAAGCGCGACAAGGCGATGCTGGAGCTGCTCTACGCCACCGGCATGCGCGTCACCGAGCTGGTCTCGCTGAACCTGACCGACATCATCCTCAACGACGGCACGGCCTACGTGCGCTGCCTGGGCAAGGGCGCCAAAGAACGCACGGTGCCGATCCACACACACGCCGCCGAGTCGCTGCTCATGTACCTGCGCGAGGCGCGGCGCAAGATGGTGCGCACGCCGGGCGAGAAGGCGCTGTTCGTCAACCGCCGCGGCGAGCGGCTGACGCGCCAGGGCTTCTGGCTGATCCTCAAGGGCTACGCCGAGTCGGCCCACCTGCGCGGCACGGTGACGCCGCACACGCTGCGCCACAGCTTCGCCACGCATATGCTGCGCGGCGGCGCGCCGCTGCGCCACGTTCAAGAACTGCTGGGCCACGCCAACATTTCGACCACCCAGGTCTACACCCAGCTTGCCAACGACCATGTGCGCGAGGTCTACGACCGGGCGCATCCGCGGGCGGTGTGA